DNA from Malus sylvestris chromosome 11, drMalSylv7.2, whole genome shotgun sequence:
CGAAGAATACAGATCTATTGTCAGTGGCCTGCAGTATCTTACTTGGTCCCGACTTGACCTTTCCTTTGCTGTTAActtggtttgtcaatttatgcatcaacCACGACAATCCCATTTCCAGGCAGTCAAACGCATATTGCGCTATCTGAAAGGCACACTTGAGCTTGGTCTCTGGTTTCCAAAAACCTCAGGTTCTCTCACTATTAATGCCTTCTCCGATGCATATTGGGTAGGGTGTCCACTGGATAGAAGATCTACAGGTggttattgcattttttttttggaaactctCTCATTAGTTGGAGTGCTAAAAAGCAACCAACCGTGGCTCGTTCCTCCACTGAAGCAGAGTATTGCTCCTTAGCAAACACCGCTGCTGAAATTACATGGCTTTGCAAGTTACTTGTTGATGTTGGTGTCTCTCTATCTTGTTCTCCTACATTGTGGTGTGATAACATTTCCAACGCTGTAGAGATTGACTATCACTACATCCAGGAAAAGGTTCTTTCCAACGCTGTCATTGTTCAGTTTGTGTGTTCCCAGGACCAAATTGCGGATATTTGTACCAAATCTCTGTCCACTTCTCGGTTTTTACTTCTTTGAGACAAACTATCACTTCGGTTGCCTACGTTCAATTTGAGGGGGCATATTAAGGATAGTTTATCTTGATTTTCTGTTGTAATTTTCTTGTAATTAGTTGTAGGACATATAGGATTGTTGTGCTTAGTTGGCAAGTGTATAGCTTCTTAGTTGGCAAATGTATAGCTCTATATAAACCATTGATGTACTCTAATTATTTTTCAATGAAacagttttcctaatatatCGATGCTATTAGTGGTGGACGGCGGCCCATCTGTCTAAAACTTTAACATAAATACCAGCTGTAGAAGGATCGTACCTGAAAACAAATTCCGATAACTAAACAAGAGTAAAACAAAGGATATAtagtaaataaaaaatgaacctCAATGCGACGAAGGatacaaacaacaaacaaaGAACAAGAAAGAGGAAGATCAGAATGCGAAACAAGAGCAGAAGTTCATTCCGAAGATGATTACGGACAATTTCTTTTCCCATAAAATTCGAAACAAGAGTTTATTTAAAGAATGTACGAGTATAAGAGCTTTATGCAGCCTATGGCCACATTTTTCCAACATGCATACATCATTTGCCATTGAACACATAAACAACAATTGGACTTCTAACGCTGTGAACACCATCAGTCCAAACCAGCGATCCTGACACTTGAGATTGATCTGGCAAACCGCTTCCAGTGACAATCACATCAAAAGTCCTCTCCTCGTTCAAAGACTCGAACGAAAGAACTTCAGGAACCACTTTGATATCAACTTTGGAGTTCGAGGAGATCCTGGCCCTGTAAGTAGAGTTTAGGAGGCCAACATTATTAACTCTTCTATGAAAATTCACTGTAAAAGGCTCCATTTCTGCAACTTTAGCTCCCATTGAAGGGTAATTAAGATCCCTTGCATACCCTTTTTCCGAACCTTTAGGGCACGTGCTGTTATCTCCTGATATGAGTCTAACTTTGCCTTCATCAAACACTGTGCACAACAACTTTATATAATCTTCTTCTGAAGCTTCATACACAAGCCCCGGGTTTACAGCTTCTACAGGATTGATATGCCCAGATCCATAAGCAAATTCACCGGTAGAATTGTTGGTACTATTCATGGTCCAAGCTATATGCACACAAAAAACTCAATAGATAATTTCAGAATTTAATGATTAATATGTGACAATGACAAATGAAGCAACTGCTATTATCATGAAAATATATACCAGTTGTCATAAGAGATGATTTGATGGCTGCCGGAGACCAATCAGGGTGGAATGCTTTAACATACGCGGCTGCACCGGCTGCATGTGGGCTAGACATGGAGGTTCCAGATAACAAGTTGTATTTTACACGCCTCATGTCTTCATCATATTCTGAGATAGAGGCAATAGGTGAATATGCAGCCAAAATTTCAGAACCCGGTGCACTAATATCTGGCTGAAAAACATTAGACCGCAATTGTTATTACCATAACTACATTTATTTAACTGATATTAGAATGTGCGAAGAAACATATACCTTAATAATATCAGGAAAAAATCGATTTGGTCCACGTGAAGAGTAGGAAGCAACAATAGGTGCAGAAGGGTCTTTTATGACTTCGCTTTTAAGTATGTTCGCCCGAGGGTTTCTATAAAATAAGAGAaacaaatcaaaatataaatagaGAATTCATGATGAGAGACAGTAACTTCATCAGCAGTATTCAAAAGAGTGTACACCTGGTGGAGTTCATGTAGGACTTGACCGCATCATGGTCTTCATCCATTAACACGGTTGAAGGGATTAGGGGAACATTAAACGCTGTTCTGTCGTTTTCATGTAAAAGTGAACCAAATGCATTGGCTTCGTAAGCCATATAATCTCCGTATTCAGCATCGCATACCACTATCTTTCCCTTTACAGAATCACTGTCCAGGCAACCTTCACGACAGAGTCTGATGTGCAACAAGTGAGTAGTTTAGCTACAGAATAAGTGAACTATATCTTTTCCAGTTAAAAAGAAATGGGCACAAGAATCACCCCGCATTTAGTTGAGTGCAATTTTTTGTCGCAGCATCTTTTCCATATATTAGAGGAAAACTTGTTCCATTTGTTGTGAAAGTGTTGACGGAATTCCCCTGGTTGGGTAAAGTTCATCAAAAATCAAGTAGAATATACAAGTACACAAATAAAAGTATTTCATGGATGAAGGACGTTGATGAGACTTACAACAAGTGTCTTTCCGTTAGCAAGAACAACCTTGTCAATGATATGGCGATCTATGGTACTAGCTGCAACGAGCAATACCCATGGTGCAAAATCTGACGAAGTAGCGGGTCCGGGACCTTCATTGCCTGCTGACTGTGTGGTCAGTATCCCTTTCTTCATTGCATGAAAAGCACCAATTAACATAGGATCCTCATCAAATCGAATCCCCGAATCAGCTCCCATTTGAATCATAATGACATCAACTCCATCAGCAATAGCATCATCAAAGGCAGCCAAGATACTTTCTATTCTGCACGTATTAGCACAGACTTTGTATGCTGCTATTCTTGCAGAAGGAACACCTCCTCTTGCAGTACCATTTGCTAGTCCATAAAAGCTTACGTCCTTAACAGCATTGCCTGCTGCGATTGAGGCAACGTGAGTTCCATGGCCGTCTTCATCCCTTGCTGACTCCGTGTCGTAGAATCGAACTCCAATGAGCTTGctacaaaataaatattgaaaaaaaattggcaCTTTTCACAAACACTTACAATATCACTAAGTCAGTGATGAGAAGTGAGGGAGCCTACTTGTTGCAAGTGAAATTTTTTCCACCTTCACAAGCACCTTTCCACCTCTTGGGAGGAGGACCAAAACCTTCATCTTTAAAGCTCTCAGATTCCGGCCATATTCCACTGTCAATAACCCCCACAATTATATCACTCTCAACCAGAGACTTTCGACTGGTTTTCTCATCTAAACCCATAAAGTCCCAAGATCTCGTCGTGTGCAGTTGGAATGTTGTGCTTGGAAAGACAGATACAACTTCTTTCATGCCTGCAATTCACAGTTTATAAACATACTAAATTTTCAAGCCAATTCATTTTACTCTTTTCGAATGACATAAGAAAGTATCTCACAACACTCACTAGCAAGTTTCTCTCTTTCCTCGTCAGTGAGTTTGGCAGCAAACCCATTGAAACTCCTTTTGTAACTTCGTACCAATAAATTTTCCGGTGAACTGGGAGGGCACGAAAGGACCATAAGAACTAGGTTTGTGACTAAAAAgaccaaaagaaaattcaatttaaatACCTAACGTCTAGATAGACTACCTGGTCTGAACAACTCTCTGCAGAATACTATGGTGGTGATTCAAGGGCGAGAACTCCCTGTCAGGAAGAGACCCCAAGTACACGATATGAACCTGCATCGCCATCATTGAAATTCCCTATCAAAATTACTATTGCTCAAAGATTTGTCATGAAAGGGGAACGTTTTATTATTAGTGGTAAAAGACtatagttttttcttttaaaagatAGAAAAAGGATTAGTCGAGATTAACTCCTCATATTAGCTCCTCGGAACTGTTCATGTAGAGTGCAAAGCATCCACCCCTCCCCCAAATATTAATTCAAAATAAAGGAAACAGCTAGTCAGGGGACAATTGTTTTGCTGCACAAATAACTCGTACCTTTCTATCCTCGTCAGTCGCCTTGCATAATAAGCTCGTACTCAGGATAAAAATGGAGAAAgcataagaaaaaagaagagcTGCGTTCTTAGCCATTTTTCTGTTCTCCAAATTAACTTCATGGCTGAAGAGTGTAATACATATACTGGGACTACTTATTGCACCcagattttctttaattaaggGGCCAGAAAATTTTCCTTTCAAGCAAAACTCCAGACAAGTTTCCTTTCAGAAAAGCTTGGATTTGGCTAACCCTCGAAGACATGCAGAGAAGGATTCAGTAACGGCAGCAACCAGCATTTACTGCTCCAAACACATACGCGTGAGCTGTAACAATACTTGGGCTTTGCTTTTTGCAATAAGAAACCCATTGTTAAATTAAAGTGTGCAAATACGAGAGAAAAAGTTATGGTAGTTGGAACATGTAAACCGAAGACCTACAGATACTTCGGTTAGAAAATGAGTTTGTGAGACAAAAGCTCAGGGCAAAAGAGATAGAGGAAAAGATTTGGAAatagactttaagaaaagacatgGAGTATTTGGAGCTAACGGAAGACTAGACGCAAAATCAAGCATAATGACATTCTAGAATTCATACAactgaccccacttagtgaaAGAAGACTTTGTTATTGTTTGTTGTAAATACAAGGGGAGAGTTTTACATATGTAACCGGGAAGAAAGTCCCTCCTCTCATTTAGCACTCGAAAACAAGAACGCTGAAAATTTCATCAACCGTTAATaaccattttatttttagttttagtttttatggAGAAGTGGGTTTAGCCAAGTTGGGCTAGAGCTCCTAGAATCAAATATTCTTAAGGTAATCTCTTCTTTATTAATACTAACCTCTTGCAATTTGCTTTCTGGTTACAGGGTATAACGTAAGAGAAGGAATTGC
Protein-coding regions in this window:
- the LOC126589242 gene encoding subtilisin-like protease SBT4.6 isoform X2, yielding MAKNAALLFSYAFSIFILSTSLLCKATDEDRKVHIVYLGSLPDREFSPLNHHHSILQRVVQTSSPENLLVRSYKRSFNGFAAKLTDEEREKLASMKEVVSVFPSTTFQLHTTRSWDFMGLDEKTSRKSLVESDIIVGVIDSGIWPESESFKDEGFGPPPKRWKGACEGGKNFTCNNKLIGVRFYDTESARDEDGHGTHVASIAAGNAVKDVSFYGLANGTARGGVPSARIAAYKVCANTCRIESILAAFDDAIADGVDVIMIQMGADSGIRFDEDPMLIGAFHAMKKGILTTQSAGNEGPGPATSSDFAPWVLLVAASTIDRHIIDKVVLANGKTLVGNSVNTFTTNGTSFPLIYGKDAATKNCTQLNAGLCREGCLDSDSVKGKIVVCDAEYGDYMAYEANAFGSLLHENDRTAFNVPLIPSTVLMDEDHDAVKSYMNSTRNPRANILKSEVIKDPSAPIVASYSSRGPNRFFPDIIKPDISAPGSEILAAYSPIASISEYDEDMRRVKYNLLSGTSMSSPHAAGAAAYVKAFHPDWSPAAIKSSLMTTAWTMNSTNNSTGEFAYGSGHINPVEAVNPGLVYEASEEDYIKLLCTVFDEGKVRLISGDNSTCPKGSEKGARISSNSKVDIKVVPEVLSFESLNEERTFDVIVTGSGLPDQSQVSGSLVWTDGVHSVRSPIVVYVFNGK
- the LOC126589242 gene encoding subtilisin-like protease SBT4.6 isoform X1, producing the protein MAKNAALLFSYAFSIFILSTSLLCKATDEDRKVHIVYLGSLPDREFSPLNHHHSILQRVVQTSSPENLLVRSYKRSFNGFAAKLTDEEREKLASMKEVVSVFPSTTFQLHTTRSWDFMGLDEKTSRKSLVESDIIVGVIDSGIWPESESFKDEGFGPPPKRWKGACEGGKNFTCNNKLIGVRFYDTESARDEDGHGTHVASIAAGNAVKDVSFYGLANGTARGGVPSARIAAYKVCANTCRIESILAAFDDAIADGVDVIMIQMGADSGIRFDEDPMLIGAFHAMKKGILTTQSAGNEGPGPATSSDFAPWVLLVAASTIDRHIIDKVVLANGKTLVGNSVNTFTTNGTSFPLIYGKDAATKNCTQLNAGLCREGCLDSDSVKGKIVVCDAEYGDYMAYEANAFGSLLHENDRTAFNVPLIPSTVLMDEDHDAVKSYMNSTRNPRANILKSEVIKDPSAPIVASYSSRGPNRFFPDIIKPDISAPGSEILAAYSPIASISEYDEDMRRVKYNLLSGTSMSSPHAAGAAAYVKAFHPDWSPAAIKSSLMTTAWTMNSTNNSTGEFAYGSGHINPVEAVNPGLVYEASEEDYIKLLCTVFDEGKVRLISGDNSTCPKGSEKGYARDLNYPSMGAKVAEMEPFTVNFHRRVNNVGLLNSTYRARISSNSKVDIKVVPEVLSFESLNEERTFDVIVTGSGLPDQSQVSGSLVWTDGVHSVRSPIVVYVFNGK